GGCAACGCGGCGGCGGCGGTGGCCGCGGGCTACGCCGACTGCGTGGTGGTGTTCCGCGCGCTGGCCCAGGGCCAGTTCCAGCGCTTCGGCGCGGCGCCGCCGGGCGGCACCGTGTCGGGCGAGGCGGCGCTCACGTTTCCGTACGGGCTCATCTCGCCCGCGCAGCGCTTCGCGATGCGGGTGATGCGCTTCATGCACGACCACGGGGTGCGGCAGGAAGCGCAGCGGGCGATCGCGCTCGCGTCGTATCACCACGCCCAGGCCAACCAGAGAGCCGTGATGCACGGCCGGCCGCTGACCGCCGAGGCCTACGACGCCTCGCGCTGGATCGTCGAGCCGTTCCGACTCTTCGACTGCTGCATGGAGAACGACGGCGCGGCCGCGCTGGTCCTGGTCTCCGCGGAGCGCGCGCGCGACCTGCGGCAGCCCCCCGCGTACCTGCTGGGCGTGGCCCAGGGCTCCGAGTATCGCAACGCGGCGCGGGGCCACAACGCGCCGACCTACGCGACCTCGAGCTTCACCACGGTCGCCCCGCACCTCTGGGAGATGGCGGGCCTCGGCCCCAAGGACGTCTCGGTGGTGCAGAGCTACGAGAACTTCACGGGCGGGGTGCTGATGAGCCTGGTGGAGCACGGCTTCTTCGCCCCCGAGGAGGCCAACGACTTCCTCACGTTCGAGAACCTGATCGCGCCCGGCGGACGGCTGCCGCTCAACACCAGCGGCGGCAACCTGGCCGAGTGCTACATGCACGGACTCGAGCTGCAGATCGAGGCGGTGCGCCAGCTGCGCTCGCAGTCCACCAGCCAGGTGCCGGGCGCGCGGGTGGGGCTCGTGATCTCGGGCCCGATGGTGACGCCGGTCTCCAGCATGCTGCTGGGCGGAGCCGACGCGCTATGACGTCCGGCTCCTACCTGCCCGCCGGCCTGCCACGGCCGGTCCCCGAGGCCGACGGGCTGGACCGGCCGTACTGGGAGGGCACGCGCGCGGGCGCGCTGCGGATCCAGCGCTGCCGCGGCTGCCGCGAGTTCCAGTGGGGCCCGGAGTGGATCTGCCATCGCTGCCTCGCCGCGGACCTGGAATGGGTCGACGTCGCGCCGCGCGGGCGCGTCTACTCCTGGGAGCGGGCCTGGCATCCGGTGCATCC
The Candidatus Methylomirabilota bacterium genome window above contains:
- a CDS encoding acetyl-CoA acetyltransferase: MREHRTIRGKVAIVGVGETAYYKHGRAPQSEFALALQAVLRACEDAGLDPREVDGFASYSNDRNDPSRLAAALGLPELRFSNMQWGGGGGGGSAAVGNAAAAVAAGYADCVVVFRALAQGQFQRFGAAPPGGTVSGEAALTFPYGLISPAQRFAMRVMRFMHDHGVRQEAQRAIALASYHHAQANQRAVMHGRPLTAEAYDASRWIVEPFRLFDCCMENDGAAALVLVSAERARDLRQPPAYLLGVAQGSEYRNAARGHNAPTYATSSFTTVAPHLWEMAGLGPKDVSVVQSYENFTGGVLMSLVEHGFFAPEEANDFLTFENLIAPGGRLPLNTSGGNLAECYMHGLELQIEAVRQLRSQSTSQVPGARVGLVISGPMVTPVSSMLLGGADAL
- a CDS encoding OB-fold domain-containing protein produces the protein MTSGSYLPAGLPRPVPEADGLDRPYWEGTRAGALRIQRCRGCREFQWGPEWICHRCLAADLEWVDVAPRGRVYSWERAWHPVHPALTDHGPYIVVLVELPEAGSVRMIGNLLGDPTQDVTIGAPVEAVFEPHDDAAPPFTLVQWRRSAP